The following proteins are encoded in a genomic region of Streptomyces sp. NBC_01723:
- a CDS encoding DUF6328 family protein: protein MSDSGTADGGGRRRGRNETEEERADRMWSELIQEVRVAQMGVQILFGFLLTVVFQSKYEELSATDQRIYLVTVVLGAVTTGALIGPVSLHRLVSGRRVKPQAVRWASRLTVLGLVLLLATMACSLLLILRVATHNGFVPYVLTGVVLWYLLCWFGIPMWTRHRHTTD, encoded by the coding sequence GTGAGTGACTCGGGCACGGCTGACGGCGGGGGGCGGCGCAGAGGCCGCAACGAGACCGAGGAGGAGCGGGCCGACCGGATGTGGTCGGAGCTGATCCAGGAGGTGCGCGTCGCGCAGATGGGCGTGCAGATCCTGTTCGGTTTCCTGCTCACCGTGGTGTTCCAGTCCAAGTACGAGGAACTCTCCGCCACCGACCAGCGGATCTACCTGGTGACGGTGGTGCTCGGCGCCGTGACCACCGGCGCTCTGATCGGTCCGGTGTCCCTGCACCGTCTGGTGTCCGGGCGGCGGGTGAAACCCCAGGCGGTGCGGTGGGCGTCGCGGCTGACCGTGCTCGGCCTGGTGCTGCTGCTCGCCACCATGGCCTGCTCGCTCCTGCTGATCCTGCGGGTAGCGACCCACAACGGGTTCGTGCCCTACGTCCTGACCGGCGTCGTGCTCTGGTACCTGCTCTGCTGGTTCGGGATCCCGATGTGGACCCGGCACCGGCACACCACCGACTGA
- a CDS encoding aldo/keto reductase has protein sequence MDERTFGRSDQHASVVGLGTWQLGADWGDVDDKKALTVLEAAAESGVTFFDTADVYGDGRSEETIATFLRGRPDLHVLVATKMGRRVEQIPQNYVLDNFREWNDRSRRNLGVDIVDLVQLHCPPTPVYSSDEVFDALDTLVEEERVAAYGVSVETCEEALTAIARPNVASVQIILNPFRMKPLTEVLPAAREAGVGIIARVPLASGLLSGKYTKDTVFAANDHRNFNRHGEAFDQGETFSGVDFATGVEAAAEFAALAPEGYTPAQLALRWVVQQPGVTTVIPGARSPEQARANTEAARLPELSDRTLAAVRDLYDRRIKDQVEARW, from the coding sequence ATGGACGAGCGCACTTTCGGCAGGTCGGATCAGCACGCGTCGGTGGTCGGCCTCGGCACCTGGCAACTCGGCGCCGACTGGGGGGACGTCGACGACAAGAAGGCCCTCACGGTGCTGGAGGCGGCGGCCGAGTCGGGGGTGACCTTCTTCGACACCGCCGACGTCTACGGCGACGGCCGCAGCGAGGAGACCATCGCCACGTTCCTGCGCGGCAGGCCCGACCTGCACGTGCTGGTCGCCACCAAGATGGGCCGCCGGGTCGAGCAGATCCCGCAGAACTACGTCCTCGACAACTTCCGCGAGTGGAACGACCGGTCGCGCCGCAACCTCGGCGTCGACATCGTCGACCTGGTGCAGCTGCACTGCCCGCCCACGCCCGTCTACTCCAGCGACGAGGTCTTCGACGCCCTGGACACGCTGGTCGAGGAGGAGCGAGTCGCCGCGTACGGCGTGAGCGTGGAGACCTGCGAGGAGGCGCTGACCGCGATCGCCCGGCCGAACGTCGCGAGCGTGCAGATCATTCTCAACCCGTTCCGGATGAAGCCCCTGACCGAGGTCCTGCCCGCGGCCCGGGAGGCGGGCGTCGGCATCATCGCCCGGGTGCCGCTCGCCTCCGGACTGCTGTCCGGCAAGTACACCAAGGACACCGTCTTCGCGGCGAACGACCACCGGAACTTCAACCGGCACGGCGAGGCCTTCGACCAGGGCGAGACCTTCTCCGGCGTCGACTTCGCCACCGGCGTGGAGGCCGCCGCGGAGTTCGCCGCGCTCGCCCCCGAGGGATACACCCCGGCCCAGCTGGCCCTGCGCTGGGTCGTCCAGCAGCCCGGTGTGACCACGGTGATCCCGGGAGCCCGTTCGCCCGAACAGGCGCGCGCCAACACCGAAGCCGCCCGGCTCCCGGAACTGTCCGACCGGACCCTCGCGGCGGTCCGCGACCTCTACGACCGGCGGATCAAGGACCAGGTCGAGGCCCGCTGGTAG
- a CDS encoding FAD-dependent monooxygenase has protein sequence MCVKVACVGGGPAGLYLSILLKLQDPSHDITVYERDPEGSTYGWGVTYWRGLLDRLREHDPESARAVEEHSVRWRDGVAHVGDLSTRHQGDEGFGIGRHRLLEILAARARSLGVRLEFDHEITGANPPAADLVVAADGVGSALRTHHAAHFGSEITFGRNRYVWLGTTKVFDAFTFAFTETDHGWIWAYGYGFGPGGSTCVVECAPETWTGLGLDRADEGEALVLLEKLFADVLDGHPLSARSGGGRAGAGWPAFRTLTNRTWSRGNLVLLGDAAHTTHYSIGAGTTLALEDAMALAAALREHARLPDALARYERERRAALLPVQSAARHSAQWYENLPRYIRLPPQQMFALLGQRHSPLLPYVPPGLYYRLDRAAGRLEALRRFKRWLGPRLARAAQARRAGGARRMTD, from the coding sequence GTGTGTGTGAAGGTCGCCTGCGTCGGCGGCGGGCCCGCCGGACTGTATCTGTCCATCCTGCTGAAGCTGCAGGACCCGTCCCACGACATCACCGTCTACGAACGTGACCCGGAGGGCTCCACCTACGGCTGGGGCGTCACCTACTGGCGCGGACTGCTCGACCGGCTCCGGGAGCACGACCCCGAGTCGGCGCGCGCCGTCGAGGAGCACTCCGTGCGCTGGCGCGACGGCGTCGCCCACGTCGGCGACCTCTCCACCCGGCACCAGGGCGACGAGGGCTTCGGCATCGGCCGCCACCGGCTCCTGGAGATCCTCGCCGCCCGCGCCCGCTCCCTCGGCGTGCGCCTGGAGTTCGACCACGAGATCACCGGCGCGAACCCGCCCGCCGCCGACCTCGTGGTGGCGGCCGACGGCGTGGGCAGCGCGCTGCGCACCCACCACGCCGCGCACTTCGGCAGCGAGATCACCTTCGGCCGCAACCGCTACGTCTGGCTCGGCACCACCAAGGTCTTCGACGCCTTCACCTTTGCCTTCACCGAGACCGACCACGGCTGGATCTGGGCCTACGGGTACGGGTTCGGCCCCGGCGGCAGCACCTGCGTCGTCGAGTGCGCGCCCGAGACCTGGACCGGTCTGGGTCTCGACCGGGCCGACGAGGGCGAGGCACTGGTCCTGCTGGAGAAGCTCTTCGCCGACGTCCTGGACGGACACCCGCTCAGCGCACGTTCCGGCGGCGGTCGCGCCGGCGCCGGCTGGCCCGCCTTCCGCACCCTCACCAACCGCACCTGGTCCCGGGGCAACCTCGTCCTGCTCGGCGACGCCGCCCACACCACGCACTACTCCATCGGCGCCGGCACCACGCTCGCCCTGGAGGACGCCATGGCCCTGGCCGCGGCGCTGCGCGAGCACGCCCGTCTTCCCGACGCGCTCGCCCGGTACGAGCGGGAACGCAGGGCCGCCCTGCTGCCGGTGCAGAGCGCCGCCCGCCACAGCGCCCAGTGGTACGAGAACCTGCCCCGCTACATCCGGCTGCCCCCACAGCAGATGTTCGCCCTGCTCGGACAGCGCCACTCGCCCCTGCTGCCGTACGTCCCGCCCGGCCTCTACTACCGCCTCGACCGGGCGGCGGGGCGACTGGAGGCGCTGCGCCGGTTCAAGCGCTGGCTGGGACCGCGGCTGGCGCGGGCCGCGCAGGCCCGCAGAGCCGGGGGCGCGCGGCGGATGACAGACTGA
- a CDS encoding ribonuclease H family protein: protein MIGRMGERVVAACDGASKGNPGPAGWAWVVADASESPVRWEAGPLGRATNNIAELTALERLLASTDPDVPLEVRMDSQYAMKAVTTWLPGWKRNGWKTAAGKPVANQELVVRIDELLAGRSVDFRYVPAHQVDGDRLNDFADRAASQAAVAQEPAGSGLGSPEPPPAPDVPQTGKSPRRKPGTARKGNGSAARTIKAKFPGRCLCGRAYAAGESIAKNDQGWGHPECRTAAAG from the coding sequence ATGATCGGGCGCATGGGTGAACGTGTGGTGGCCGCGTGCGACGGGGCGTCGAAGGGAAACCCGGGTCCGGCCGGCTGGGCCTGGGTGGTGGCCGACGCCTCGGAGAGTCCGGTCCGCTGGGAGGCCGGCCCGCTCGGCAGGGCCACCAACAACATCGCCGAACTCACGGCGCTGGAACGCCTGCTGGCGTCGACCGACCCGGACGTGCCGCTCGAGGTCCGCATGGACTCGCAGTACGCCATGAAGGCCGTCACCACCTGGCTGCCCGGCTGGAAGCGCAACGGCTGGAAGACGGCGGCAGGCAAGCCGGTCGCCAACCAGGAACTGGTCGTACGCATCGACGAGCTGCTCGCCGGCCGCTCGGTCGACTTCCGCTACGTTCCCGCCCACCAGGTCGACGGCGACCGTCTCAACGACTTCGCCGACCGCGCCGCCAGTCAGGCCGCGGTGGCCCAGGAGCCCGCGGGCAGCGGCCTCGGCTCCCCGGAGCCGCCGCCCGCCCCCGACGTCCCCCAGACCGGGAAGTCGCCGCGCCGCAAGCCGGGCACCGCCCGCAAGGGCAACGGTTCCGCGGCGCGCACCATCAAGGCGAAGTTCCCCGGCCGCTGCCTGTGCGGACGCGCGTACGCGGCGGGGGAGTCCATCGCCAAGAACGACCAGGGCTGGGGCCACCCGGAGTGCCGCACGGCGGCCGCCGGCTGA
- a CDS encoding VOC family protein — protein MAVQPEGAPCWADAMFGDVEAAKSFYGDVLGWTFGESSSEYGNYTQAFANGKAVAAVVPPMPGQEGPAQWCLYLASRDAAATASRIREAGGEVVMEPMQVGDYGTMCLARDPSGVVFGVWQAGAHEGFGAMAEPGAYCWAEVFTREPGKSDAFFPRVFPYKAKQMEDDGVDFRLFDLGDRTVLGRMAMGDDFPPEVPPYINVYFTVPDCDAAVARATERGGVLRFGPMDTPFGRFAALSDPQGASFSVIDITTTEGEMPKITDVA, from the coding sequence ATGGCCGTGCAACCTGAAGGGGCCCCCTGCTGGGCCGACGCGATGTTCGGCGACGTCGAGGCAGCCAAGAGCTTCTACGGCGACGTCCTCGGCTGGACCTTCGGCGAGTCCTCGTCGGAGTACGGCAACTACACCCAGGCGTTTGCGAACGGCAAGGCGGTGGCGGCCGTGGTCCCGCCCATGCCCGGCCAGGAGGGCCCCGCGCAGTGGTGCCTCTACCTCGCGTCCCGGGACGCCGCGGCGACGGCCTCCCGGATCAGGGAGGCCGGCGGCGAGGTGGTGATGGAGCCGATGCAGGTCGGCGACTACGGCACCATGTGCCTGGCCCGCGACCCGAGCGGCGTCGTCTTCGGCGTCTGGCAGGCGGGCGCCCACGAGGGCTTCGGGGCGATGGCCGAGCCCGGCGCGTACTGCTGGGCCGAGGTCTTCACCCGCGAACCCGGGAAGTCGGACGCCTTCTTCCCCCGGGTCTTCCCCTACAAGGCGAAGCAGATGGAGGACGACGGGGTGGACTTCCGCCTCTTCGACCTCGGCGACCGCACCGTCCTGGGCCGCATGGCCATGGGGGACGACTTCCCGCCCGAGGTTCCCCCCTACATCAACGTGTACTTCACCGTCCCCGACTGCGACGCGGCCGTGGCCCGCGCCACCGAACGCGGCGGCGTCCTGCGGTTCGGGCCGATGGACACCCCGTTCGGCAGGTTCGCGGCGCTGAGCGACCCGCAGGGCGCGAGCTTCTCGGTGATCGACATCACCACCACCGAGGGGGAGATGCCGAAGATCACGGACGTCGCCTGA
- a CDS encoding VOC family protein: MSTDGFTTCLWFDGTAEEAAHFYVSLFKNSRIGAVTHYPEGSYQPAGTVLTVEFTANGQKFVALNGGPQFRFNEAVSFQISCENQDEVDHYWAKLTEGGGEEGPCGWLKDRFGVSWQVVPIRLEEMFRDPDPEKVARANKAMMAMHKLDIAALELAYAGK, from the coding sequence ATGAGCACCGACGGATTCACCACGTGTCTCTGGTTCGACGGCACGGCCGAGGAGGCCGCCCACTTCTACGTCTCCCTCTTCAAGAACTCCCGCATCGGCGCCGTCACCCACTACCCCGAGGGGTCGTACCAGCCGGCCGGCACCGTCCTCACTGTCGAGTTCACCGCCAACGGCCAGAAGTTCGTCGCTCTCAACGGCGGCCCGCAGTTCCGGTTCAACGAAGCGGTCTCCTTCCAGATCTCCTGCGAGAACCAGGACGAGGTCGACCACTACTGGGCGAAGCTGACCGAGGGCGGCGGCGAGGAGGGGCCCTGCGGCTGGCTCAAGGACCGGTTCGGCGTGTCCTGGCAGGTCGTCCCGATCCGGCTGGAGGAGATGTTCCGCGACCCGGACCCCGAGAAGGTCGCGCGCGCCAACAAGGCCATGATGGCGATGCACAAGCTCGACATCGCCGCACTGGAGCTCGCGTACGCCGGGAAGTGA
- a CDS encoding ATP-dependent Clp protease proteolytic subunit yields MFPLIAGPGPAARPRAEEGDTPATRFDEQLAAQLLDQRIVLLGTQVDEVSANRVCAQLLILSAQDPRADISLFINSPGGSVHAGLAVYDTMRLIPNDVSTLAMGFAASMGQFLLSVGAAGKRYALPNARVMMHQPSAGIGGTTADIEIQADNLEFTKRTIERITAEHTGQTPETISRDGDRDRWFTAEEAKEYGMVDRVVESFADVRPAAPARRMGL; encoded by the coding sequence ATGTTCCCACTCATCGCCGGCCCCGGCCCGGCCGCACGGCCCCGCGCGGAGGAGGGCGACACCCCCGCGACCCGGTTCGACGAACAACTCGCCGCGCAGTTGCTCGACCAGCGGATCGTGCTGCTGGGCACGCAGGTCGACGAGGTCTCCGCGAACCGGGTCTGCGCCCAGCTGCTGATCCTGTCCGCGCAGGACCCGCGCGCCGACATCAGCCTGTTCATCAACAGCCCCGGCGGCTCCGTGCACGCGGGACTCGCCGTCTACGACACGATGCGGCTGATCCCCAACGACGTCTCGACGCTCGCCATGGGCTTCGCCGCCAGCATGGGTCAGTTCCTGCTGAGCGTCGGTGCGGCGGGCAAGCGCTACGCGCTGCCGAACGCGCGGGTCATGATGCACCAGCCCTCCGCGGGCATCGGCGGCACCACCGCCGACATCGAGATCCAGGCCGACAACCTGGAGTTCACCAAGCGGACCATCGAGCGGATCACGGCCGAGCACACGGGCCAGACCCCCGAGACCATCTCCCGGGACGGCGACCGCGACCGCTGGTTCACGGCCGAGGAGGCCAAGGAGTACGGAATGGTGGACCGGGTCGTCGAGTCCTTCGCGGACGTGCGCCCGGCCGCCCCCGCCCGACGGATGGGACTGTGA
- a CDS encoding ClpP family protease — protein sequence MGSYTIPNVVERTPQGERSYDVFSRLLSERIIFLGTEIDDGVANVVIAQLLHLESSAPEAEIAVYINSPGGSFTSLMAIYDTMTFVQAPISTFCVGQAASTAAVLLAGGDPGRRFVLEHARVLLGQPASGGRQGTVSDLALQAKEMVRIRSQVEEVLARHTSHDVATLRADMDRDKVFTAEEAVAYGLADEVLARRLARV from the coding sequence ATGGGGAGCTACACGATTCCGAACGTCGTCGAGCGCACCCCGCAGGGCGAGCGGTCCTACGACGTGTTCAGCCGGCTGCTGTCGGAGCGGATCATCTTCCTGGGGACCGAGATCGACGACGGCGTGGCCAACGTCGTGATCGCGCAGCTCCTGCACCTGGAGTCGTCGGCCCCGGAGGCCGAGATCGCCGTCTACATCAACTCCCCGGGGGGCTCGTTCACCTCGCTGATGGCGATCTACGACACGATGACGTTCGTGCAGGCACCGATCTCGACGTTCTGCGTCGGACAGGCTGCGTCCACGGCGGCCGTGCTGCTGGCCGGCGGGGACCCGGGGCGGCGGTTCGTGCTGGAGCACGCGCGGGTCCTGCTGGGACAGCCGGCCAGCGGAGGCCGGCAGGGAACCGTCTCCGACCTGGCGCTGCAGGCCAAGGAGATGGTCCGGATCCGCTCCCAGGTCGAGGAGGTGCTGGCCCGGCACACCAGCCACGACGTCGCGACCCTGCGCGCCGACATGGACCGCGACAAGGTGTTCACCGCCGAGGAGGCGGTGGCGTACGGGCTGGCCGACGAGGTGCTCGCCCGGCGCCTGGCGCGGGTGTGA
- a CDS encoding helix-turn-helix domain-containing protein, with product MTSHVPNEARVIPLRPQATRPAARPAVAPVPPERRPPTAREPLWRDLVGDVLRGERLAQERTLKEVSEAARISMPYLSEVERGRKEASSEVLAAAAGALGLSLGDLLARAHGELVRLTSRHTGAGAGRGASGARYDGMCLAA from the coding sequence GTGACCAGCCACGTGCCGAACGAAGCCCGCGTCATTCCGCTGCGCCCGCAGGCCACGCGCCCGGCAGCCCGCCCCGCCGTCGCGCCGGTGCCCCCGGAGCGAAGGCCGCCCACCGCCCGCGAGCCCCTCTGGCGCGATCTGGTCGGCGACGTCCTGCGCGGCGAACGGCTCGCCCAGGAGCGGACCCTGAAGGAGGTGTCGGAGGCCGCCCGGATCTCCATGCCGTACCTGTCGGAGGTGGAGCGCGGGCGCAAGGAGGCGTCGTCGGAAGTGCTCGCCGCCGCCGCGGGCGCCCTCGGGCTCTCCCTGGGCGACCTGCTGGCCCGCGCCCACGGGGAGCTGGTCCGCCTCACCTCGCGGCACACCGGCGCGGGCGCCGGCCGGGGCGCCTCCGGCGCGCGGTACGACGGGATGTGCCTGGCCGCCTGA
- a CDS encoding RNA polymerase sigma factor SigF, which yields METAVVRPKAQVVGKTAGGGTGDATTPGVVDPRTVAPRDARQLSRQFFQRLTELEEGTHEYQYARNTLIEMNMSLVRFAAGRFRGRGDDMEDIVQTGMIGLIKAIDRFELSREVEFTSFALPYIVGEIKRFFRDTTWAVHVPRRLQELRVELAKAREELSSRLDREPTVAELATLMNIGENEVIEGQIASNGYNSSSLDAALTGDGPENGESVLADFIGVEEDGLRLVEDFHSLAPLMAELSERDRRIIHMRFVEEATQAEIGAELGCSQMHVSRLIKRIITRLREGMLGELGCA from the coding sequence ATGGAGACCGCCGTGGTCCGGCCGAAAGCGCAGGTTGTCGGGAAGACCGCCGGGGGTGGGACGGGTGACGCAACCACGCCCGGGGTCGTGGACCCCCGCACCGTGGCGCCGCGTGACGCGCGGCAGTTGTCCCGCCAGTTCTTCCAGCGTCTGACGGAGCTCGAAGAGGGCACGCACGAGTACCAGTACGCGCGCAACACCCTGATCGAGATGAACATGTCGCTCGTGCGGTTCGCCGCCGGCCGTTTCCGCGGTCGCGGCGACGACATGGAGGACATCGTCCAGACCGGCATGATCGGCCTGATCAAGGCCATCGACCGGTTCGAACTGTCGCGCGAGGTCGAGTTCACGTCCTTCGCGCTTCCGTACATCGTCGGCGAGATCAAGCGCTTCTTCCGGGACACCACGTGGGCGGTGCACGTGCCGCGCCGGCTCCAGGAGCTGCGGGTGGAGCTGGCCAAGGCCCGCGAGGAGCTCTCCTCCCGCCTGGACCGCGAGCCCACCGTGGCCGAACTCGCCACGCTGATGAACATCGGCGAGAACGAGGTGATCGAGGGCCAGATCGCGTCCAACGGTTACAACTCGTCCTCGCTGGACGCGGCGCTGACCGGCGACGGCCCGGAGAACGGCGAGTCGGTGCTGGCCGACTTCATCGGTGTGGAGGAGGACGGGCTGCGGCTCGTCGAGGACTTCCACTCGCTCGCGCCGCTGATGGCCGAGCTGAGCGAGCGGGACCGCCGGATCATCCACATGCGGTTCGTCGAGGAGGCCACCCAGGCCGAGATCGGCGCGGAACTCGGCTGCTCGCAGATGCACGTGTCCCGGCTGATCAAGCGGATCATCACACGGCTGCGCGAGGGCATGCTGGGCGAACTCGGCTGCGCCTGA
- a CDS encoding ATP-binding protein — MTEHLDGAVIRTGFDVPVEPLRRAAHYSGEPGCIAQARGFAALFLDQLRTEWCAAIGARSDGAVLLVVSELVTNADRHSKGPYILELEGTGASVAVTVYDSSGAVPERFPKDPERVGHHGLEIVHALAESVVVEPVPVGKRVRAVVPLTQA; from the coding sequence ATGACCGAGCACCTGGACGGGGCAGTGATACGTACTGGTTTCGACGTCCCCGTTGAACCGCTGAGGCGGGCGGCACACTACTCCGGTGAGCCGGGATGCATAGCGCAGGCGCGAGGCTTCGCCGCGCTCTTCCTCGACCAGCTGAGGACCGAGTGGTGCGCCGCGATCGGCGCCCGCTCCGACGGCGCGGTCCTGCTGGTGGTGAGTGAACTCGTGACCAACGCCGACCGCCACAGCAAGGGCCCGTACATCCTGGAGCTGGAGGGCACCGGAGCCTCGGTGGCGGTGACCGTGTACGACAGCAGCGGCGCGGTGCCCGAGCGGTTTCCCAAGGACCCCGAACGCGTGGGGCACCACGGCCTGGAGATCGTGCACGCCTTGGCGGAGTCCGTCGTCGTCGAACCCGTCCCGGTCGGCAAGCGGGTACGCGCCGTGGTCCCGCTCACCCAGGCGTGA
- a CDS encoding PRC-barrel domain-containing protein, whose product MNELMAARSITTRPVVTLGGDAVAHVKDTVCDAAASRITGFTLTGRGLLSGPLKDGLPWAAVSSLGHDAVMIRDRRGLVNAAAMTARQQPLRARLLGARVLTEAGAEVGTVLDVVVEGGTAGRVVGFRVAASRRFVPGPARHRRRVYVPRGGTLSVTGRALVLPEDAVRHIADDLPGFSSLVGGVPGPWRGSLP is encoded by the coding sequence ATGAACGAGCTGATGGCCGCGCGAAGCATCACCACCCGGCCGGTGGTGACCCTCGGCGGCGACGCCGTCGCCCACGTCAAGGACACCGTATGCGACGCCGCCGCGTCGCGGATCACCGGTTTCACCTTGACCGGGCGAGGGCTGCTCTCCGGCCCCCTCAAGGACGGTCTGCCGTGGGCGGCCGTGTCCTCGCTGGGCCACGACGCGGTGATGATCCGCGACCGGCGGGGACTGGTGAACGCGGCGGCCATGACGGCGCGGCAGCAGCCCCTGCGGGCCCGGCTGCTGGGCGCGCGCGTGCTGACCGAGGCGGGCGCCGAGGTCGGCACGGTGCTCGACGTCGTCGTGGAGGGCGGCACCGCCGGGCGGGTCGTCGGCTTCCGGGTGGCGGCGAGCCGCCGGTTCGTGCCGGGACCGGCCCGGCACCGGCGGCGGGTGTACGTGCCGCGCGGCGGGACGCTCTCGGTCACCGGTCGCGCTCTCGTCCTGCCCGAGGACGCGGTCCGGCACATCGCCGACGACCTGCCGGGCTTCAGCTCTCTGGTGGGCGGTGTGCCCGGCCCGTGGCGGGGCTCGCTGCCGTGA
- a CDS encoding PRC-barrel domain-containing protein: MMLFTEVRGLPVVPSAAGARPLGTVVSLTVDIVSGTVSHVRFRGGHLRRETVLAWDAVDTIGPSAVRVRSTGSPGPAVPHHDLLGHRVLTEGGTAHGTVLDAAFDTATGRVLAVFTTRGEVAPDRLLGLGDHALVVRAA, translated from the coding sequence GTGATGCTGTTCACCGAGGTGCGGGGGCTGCCGGTGGTGCCGTCGGCCGCCGGGGCGCGTCCGCTCGGCACCGTGGTGTCCCTGACCGTCGACATCGTCTCCGGCACCGTGAGCCACGTCCGGTTCCGCGGCGGGCACCTGCGCCGGGAGACGGTGCTGGCCTGGGACGCGGTGGACACGATCGGGCCGAGCGCCGTCCGGGTGCGGTCCACGGGCTCCCCAGGGCCGGCCGTGCCCCACCACGACCTGCTGGGTCACCGGGTCCTGACCGAGGGCGGCACGGCGCACGGCACGGTGCTGGACGCCGCCTTCGACACGGCGACGGGCCGTGTCCTCGCGGTCTTCACCACCCGGGGCGAGGTGGCGCCCGACCGCCTGCTGGGGCTCGGCGACCACGCCCTGGTCGTCCGCGCCGCCTGA
- a CDS encoding streptophobe family protein, translating to MSARNPSGTPGRTAPSGRAVARHGWAQALGTVSAALVAMGVVAALGLWAAGAANLPDNAFPRVVVATVVTALGGALELAGDAGEFADTDAGLTVMPLSVTLTGALVIAYGFLRPLRHRAVAGAPELAGWAGRIAFLWLIALLGLAFAARQTFEVSLGEGVLSDLGDLFGVRPTVGFTADVPLTVLFGLLWLAGVLVLALLVSRGAPLPGRLLRLHTAVRPAAYAMVALLLAYVAIGVVVGLVVAGTRGHPADTFAVLLLGLPNLAWPALTIGLGATWNGRVEGPFGLPMPQVVDEVLRTEDVSTVNLGTLTEQDGRMWWLLVAAAVLVVAAGFVMALRSPARTPVWLHAVQLAVALALTVLMIGLVGRVFAHYGLSVLGIGDLGGGLSGRLFLRPQLWSAVGLALLWGLVAGALGALLARWATRRAGRAPTGT from the coding sequence GTGAGTGCGCGAAACCCCTCCGGAACCCCCGGCCGGACCGCACCCTCCGGCCGGGCGGTCGCCCGGCACGGCTGGGCGCAGGCCCTGGGCACGGTGTCGGCCGCCCTGGTCGCCATGGGCGTGGTGGCGGCGCTCGGACTGTGGGCGGCCGGGGCCGCGAACCTGCCCGACAACGCCTTTCCCCGGGTGGTCGTGGCGACCGTCGTCACCGCCCTGGGCGGCGCGCTGGAACTGGCCGGGGACGCCGGGGAGTTCGCCGACACCGACGCGGGACTGACCGTGATGCCGCTGTCCGTCACCCTGACAGGTGCGCTGGTGATCGCCTACGGCTTCCTGCGGCCGCTGCGCCACCGCGCCGTCGCCGGCGCTCCCGAGCTGGCCGGCTGGGCGGGGCGGATCGCGTTCCTGTGGCTGATCGCCCTCCTCGGGCTGGCCTTCGCCGCGCGCCAGACCTTCGAGGTGTCCCTCGGCGAGGGTGTGCTGAGCGACCTCGGCGACCTGTTCGGCGTCAGGCCGACCGTCGGTTTCACCGCGGACGTGCCGCTGACGGTGCTCTTCGGGCTGCTGTGGCTGGCGGGCGTCCTGGTGCTGGCCCTGCTGGTCTCCCGAGGGGCGCCGCTGCCCGGCCGGCTGCTGCGCCTGCACACGGCGGTGCGGCCGGCGGCGTACGCGATGGTCGCGCTGCTGCTCGCCTACGTCGCCATCGGCGTCGTCGTCGGCCTGGTCGTCGCCGGGACGCGCGGGCACCCGGCGGACACCTTCGCCGTGCTGCTCCTCGGCCTGCCGAACCTGGCCTGGCCGGCGCTCACGATCGGCCTGGGCGCGACCTGGAACGGCCGGGTCGAGGGGCCGTTCGGGCTGCCGATGCCGCAGGTGGTGGACGAGGTGCTGCGCACGGAGGACGTCTCGACCGTGAACCTGGGCACGCTCACGGAGCAGGACGGGCGGATGTGGTGGCTGCTGGTCGCCGCGGCGGTCCTGGTCGTGGCGGCCGGGTTCGTCATGGCGCTCCGCTCACCGGCCCGGACGCCGGTCTGGCTGCACGCCGTGCAGCTGGCGGTGGCCCTGGCGCTGACGGTCCTGATGATCGGCCTCGTCGGCCGCGTCTTCGCCCACTACGGGCTGTCCGTGCTCGGCATCGGCGACCTGGGCGGCGGCCTGTCCGGCCGGCTCTTCCTGCGGCCGCAACTGTGGAGTGCGGTGGGGCTCGCCCTGCTGTGGGGGCTGGTCGCGGGGGCACTCGGCGCGCTGCTCGCACGGTGGGCGACGCGGCGGGCGGGGCGGGCTCCGACGGGCACGTAG
- a CDS encoding nuclear transport factor 2 family protein produces MSASAPARRHEDAVARYFEAWNAAPEARAEAVAAAWTNDGGYTDPLADVRGHEQIAAVIAAAHEQFPGFVFRLSGAVDGHHDTARFSWELVSEADGSAPVAGFDVVRLDDEDRISAVFGFLDRVPAGA; encoded by the coding sequence ATGTCCGCATCCGCACCCGCCCGCCGCCACGAAGACGCCGTCGCCCGCTACTTCGAGGCGTGGAACGCGGCGCCGGAGGCGCGGGCCGAGGCGGTCGCCGCGGCCTGGACCAATGACGGCGGCTACACCGATCCCCTGGCCGATGTCCGCGGCCACGAGCAGATCGCGGCCGTGATCGCGGCGGCGCACGAGCAGTTCCCCGGCTTCGTGTTCCGGCTGTCCGGTGCCGTGGACGGGCACCACGACACGGCGCGCTTCTCCTGGGAGCTGGTGAGCGAGGCCGACGGCTCCGCACCGGTGGCCGGGTTCGACGTGGTCAGGCTGGACGACGAGGACCGGATCAGCGCCGTGTTCGGCTTCCTGGACCGGGTGCCCGCCGGGGCGTGA